The window AAGAAAGGTCATGGTATTCCCAATATCCATAATATATTCCCCATAATTCACAGCAAACACCAAATATCCCTCCTAAAAGAGTGCCTGTTAGGAATACCATCTTGTCCTCTGCATTTCGCTGCCACCTTTTTATAATAGAGTAGACAAGGTACAAGGCCAGTAATAAACCTATCCAAAAATCATAAGCATGGAAAAAGCCAATTAGCAAGCCTGCCAAAGTTAATTTTACAAAACTTTTAATTAATACTCTGGAAATTTCCGAAGTTGCTTTGCTGCTGTATTCTGTATCCAATTGATTGGTTTTAAAAGTGAAAGTCAAAACTATAAAATATATGTTTATTAGTCTTCAAAATTCCAACTTTTCAATATATTTTCCATTTTTAAGATACCCGAGCTGGCTTTTTCCTCAATACAAGTGATGTTATTTCGTGAACTTAAATAAGGGATTTTCAGGTCAATGATAATTTTCAAAATTTTCTCAGGTGCATAGTCGATCAGACCCGCTGCAGGGTATACCAGCATGGAGGTACCTACGATAACCAAAGCATCGGCTTTTTCTACTGCTTCAATGGCTTCCTTCATTTTGGGTACGGCTTCTCCAAACCAAACAATAAAAGGTCGCAACTGACTTCCTTTTTCACAGGTATCTCCCAATTTCAGCTCCCAACCATTTATATCATAAATTAGGTTTGGATCCTTCGTACTCTGTGATTTAAAAAGTTCTCCATGCAAATGAATTACTTTGGAAGAACCTGCGAGTTCATGAAGATTGTCCACATTTTGAGTGATTATTGTGACATCATGGCTTTTTTCCAACTCGGCTAATTTCAGGTGCGCTTGATTGGGTTTAGCCTTAAGGCATGCTTGTCTTCTTGCATTATAAAATTCCAGTACTTTTGCTTTATTATTATTCCACCCCTCAGGTGAAGCTACCTCCATAATATCATGACCTTCCCAAAGGCCATTATCATCTCGGAAAGTCCTTAACCCACTTTCTGCTGAAATACCTGCTCCTGTTAATACTACAATATTTTTCATTGGCATTAATTTTTTAATATAGTACCTGGACCTCCACCTTCCTGTCTTGAGGGCGAGAAGTTTTGTGGCTTCCTCGTATTAATTGCGCACCGGGTTGTCGGGTTATTCTTTCAGGAGCAAGACCAAGTTGATTGGTTAGTATTTCTTCCACCGCCATCGCTCGCCTTTCAATCAAGAGCATATTGTAAGCCATGGCCCCTGTATTGTCAGCATAGGCTTTAATCAATAATTTTGCGTTGGGAAATAGATCTAGCATTTGCTTTAAAGGGAGAAGTTTTAATACCTCTTCTTCTGATATTTTACTTTCATTGTTTTCAAAAAACACCTCTGCATAAAGACCATTTTTTATTAAATCAACTTTACCTTTGCCTGAATTATACCCTTGTAGGTTCATTCCCTGAATAGATGGCCCCGGTTCAAATTTGTATTTTTGCAAGGCTATATTTTGTCTTGAGGAAGCTTTGATTCCGGGGCTTAAGGATGATGTTTTTACACTATCAAAGGGTACATACCTGCTGCTGTCAACTATTAAAGTTGAGTCAATGCCCATAGGTTTGTTAGTGTTAGCCGGTTGGTTGACATAAGTTGAAGAACGACTGTAATAAGGGAGAAAATAGGGGAGACTGGAATTGGTGACCTGCCCATCTGAAACACCTAGGATTAACTTTTCATTCTTTTGAGGGATATTTTGTTCAGCAGGATAATTGCCATAATAAGGGTTATAATAGGTCTGTTCATAGGGGGGATTTTCAAATCCTGAATCATTTATTCTATATGGATATTGCCAAACCATTACCCTATTTACTCTTTGATTTGCTTCATACCTTTCGGAATTTTCTAAGGTGAAGTTTCCGATAGAATCCAATTCCATTAATGCAGGAGTTTCCTGGCTGCTGTAAACATTAGGTAAGGCATTTTCCTCCTGAGAAGCCTGCTTTTCATTAATCCTGCTAGAGTGATTAATCCTTAACTCTGATATTGCTGAATTTTTAGATGAATCCACTTCAATATATTCATCTTTTATGGGGTATTCTGACCGGATATGGGTAAAAGATGGACTAATGGCGTTTGCCCTGAATGCATTTTTTGAAGGAGAAAAACTTATTTTCAGGCCAAATTGGTGATTGAAAAACCAATCCTTATTTGACTGAATATCTCCTCTGATGTTGCTGTTAGCATTGCTCAGGTCTATGCCCGGATAGGCAGCATACGTTTGAAATTCATCAAGAAAGGTAGTAATCGAAGATCCATCAACATCATCAATAAAATCTGTGTTGGTTCTTTTTACGTCAGATTGGAAATAAACTTCAATTTGCTTGGATAATTTTATTCTAAAGCCAACCCCTGCCCCTATATAATAAGTGTTTTCATCATAGCCATTATTACTCGAAGCTTTAAGTTTAGTCAAATCTGTCTCGAAGTTCCCATCAGTAATCAGAAGGTTTTGTGTATAATCGTATTGGTTTCCCTCTGCATCCAATAAATCTCCTTTAGGGCTGAATTGTAACCACCCACCATGTATAGAAAGGTAAGGGGCAACTAGGGCATTTTCTCTTAAAATTTTCCCATTGTCAGTTCTGAATGTAAAGCCCAAACCAATGTCTCTAACGCTTGTTTCAAAATTTAATGACCTATGGAAGTTTGGAAAATCAGTTTTCAAGACATTATTCTTATCAAGGTAGCGATCACTCATGGATAAAATATATTGTCCACCATTGAGAAGCAGTCCAAAACTCGAATTTAATCTTCGTTCGATTGATAAAGAAATAGAAGGAGATTGGTTATAATTCTTATTGTATGAATAAGCTTCTCCCATAGCCTTCCAATCGGGAAAGTTGCCATATCTGTAATGACTGAGATCTCCGTAATAATTGGAATAGCCAATACCAGCTCCTATACGGAATTTATAGGGGTTCAATTGACCTAGTAGATCAGCTGATTGATATAGTAACAAGCATGATAAAATCAATATGGTTTTAAACATAACATTTTAGCGTTTTAGCCCTAACCAGATATGAAATTCTGCGCTGAAACCTACAAATGGATACAAGGTAACATCCTCGAATTTATTATTGATTTCTGTAGAAGTTAATACAGCCCCTGCATTAAACCGTAATATTCTAAAAAGACTATACCCAAGGCCAATATAACTTGGCCTACCAATAAGGGGGCCGCTGATTTCTGTTTGGCTGGCGTTGGTCATGTTGGAAAAGAACACCCCTGTAGAAATCGATGCATTGCCTAGAATTTTAGTAAAGTTTTTGTTACCAAGTGGCATCGATATTCCTGCAAAAGCAGAAGTACCATAATCAAGATCATTGAAACCTCCTCCAAAGTAAGTTCCCGCATAACCAATGTTGATAGGTAAATAGTTAGGTTTTTTCTCTGTTGGGTAGTTGTTAATTTCACGGATGTCTACCAGCATCAGTAGATTTGACCGAAGGTATTGATTGGTTTCAGCTTTTGTAAGATCAATTAACTGGTCGATAACTTGCTTGGCATAATAGGCATTATCGGTGCCTTTTGTATCCACACTTTTCTTCAATAAATTAAATTTTGAATCTTTTAATTTTATTCCATGAATTTGTTCTATTTTTTGTTTTACAACATCACTAAAACCACTAAATCCCTGGTCTAGTTGGTGTGAATAATTGCTCAGCCCTTGTGTGACTATTTCATTCAATTGCACCAACATGGCCTTTTGACTGACCAAGGCTTTAATTTCCTTTTTGTTAACCACAAAGTTAGCATTAAGATAGGTTTCCAAATTTTCATGTATGGCTTCTTTTACAGCCTTCATTTCAGTGGTGTCCGTGGAATTAAAGTAGTAAAATTTAAGAGTATAAGTATCATTGCTTCGAAGGGGATAGGCAACGTAAATTTCAAAATCAGATGGATTACTT of the Cyclobacterium marinum DSM 745 genome contains:
- a CDS encoding OmpA family protein; this encodes MFKTILILSCLLLYQSADLLGQLNPYKFRIGAGIGYSNYYGDLSHYRYGNFPDWKAMGEAYSYNKNYNQSPSISLSIERRLNSSFGLLLNGGQYILSMSDRYLDKNNVLKTDFPNFHRSLNFETSVRDIGLGFTFRTDNGKILRENALVAPYLSIHGGWLQFSPKGDLLDAEGNQYDYTQNLLITDGNFETDLTKLKASSNNGYDENTYYIGAGVGFRIKLSKQIEVYFQSDVKRTNTDFIDDVDGSSITTFLDEFQTYAAYPGIDLSNANSNIRGDIQSNKDWFFNHQFGLKISFSPSKNAFRANAISPSFTHIRSEYPIKDEYIEVDSSKNSAISELRINHSSRINEKQASQEENALPNVYSSQETPALMELDSIGNFTLENSERYEANQRVNRVMVWQYPYRINDSGFENPPYEQTYYNPYYGNYPAEQNIPQKNEKLILGVSDGQVTNSSLPYFLPYYSRSSTYVNQPANTNKPMGIDSTLIVDSSRYVPFDSVKTSSLSPGIKASSRQNIALQKYKFEPGPSIQGMNLQGYNSGKGKVDLIKNGLYAEVFFENNESKISEEEVLKLLPLKQMLDLFPNAKLLIKAYADNTGAMAYNMLLIERRAMAVEEILTNQLGLAPERITRQPGAQLIRGSHKTSRPQDRKVEVQVLY
- a CDS encoding SIR2 family NAD-dependent protein deacylase, giving the protein MKNIVVLTGAGISAESGLRTFRDDNGLWEGHDIMEVASPEGWNNNKAKVLEFYNARRQACLKAKPNQAHLKLAELEKSHDVTIITQNVDNLHELAGSSKVIHLHGELFKSQSTKDPNLIYDINGWELKLGDTCEKGSQLRPFIVWFGEAVPKMKEAIEAVEKADALVIVGTSMLVYPAAGLIDYAPEKILKIIIDLKIPYLSSRNNITCIEEKASSGILKMENILKSWNFED